From one Cyanobacteria bacterium QS_8_64_29 genomic stretch:
- the sds gene encoding solanesyl diphosphate synthase: MTSVASLLAPVEADLRLLADNLKSLVGTRHPILSAAAEHLFGAGGKRMRPAIVLLVSRATATADDITPRHRRLAEIAEMIHTASLVHDDVVDEAPTRRNVATVNHLFGNRVAVLAGDFLFAQSSWYLANLDNLDAVKLLSEVIRDFAEGEIQQELSQFDTSQSIAAYLQKSYFKTASLMANSAKAAGLLSGVSSSTAEQLYCYGRDFGLAFQIVDDILDLTASSEVLGKPAGSDLAGGNLTAPVLYALEEVPELQSLLARKLAQSGDLERAMDLVNASNGIARARELAHQHVRQAMQALEALEPSQPRQALLELGDYAVGRLY; this comes from the coding sequence ATGACCTCCGTCGCCTCGCTGCTAGCGCCCGTTGAAGCGGACCTGCGCCTGCTGGCCGATAACCTCAAGTCCTTGGTGGGGACGCGCCATCCCATCTTGAGCGCGGCAGCCGAGCACTTGTTCGGCGCGGGCGGCAAGCGCATGCGGCCCGCGATCGTCTTGCTAGTCTCGCGCGCGACTGCAACGGCCGATGACATCACGCCGCGGCACCGGCGCCTGGCCGAGATCGCCGAGATGATCCACACCGCCAGCCTGGTTCACGATGACGTTGTCGATGAAGCCCCAACGCGGCGCAACGTCGCCACCGTCAACCACCTGTTCGGCAACCGCGTGGCCGTGCTGGCCGGCGATTTTTTATTCGCCCAGTCATCGTGGTATCTGGCCAATCTGGACAATCTGGATGCGGTCAAGCTGCTCTCGGAGGTCATTCGCGACTTCGCCGAAGGCGAGATCCAGCAGGAGCTGAGCCAGTTCGACACCAGCCAGTCGATCGCGGCCTACCTACAAAAAAGCTATTTCAAAACGGCCTCGCTGATGGCCAACAGCGCCAAAGCGGCCGGCTTGCTCAGCGGGGTCAGCAGCAGCACGGCCGAGCAGCTCTACTGCTACGGGCGCGATTTTGGCTTAGCTTTCCAGATCGTGGACGACATTTTGGACCTGACGGCCTCTAGCGAGGTGCTAGGCAAACCGGCGGGCTCGGATTTGGCGGGCGGCAACCTGACCGCACCAGTGCTTTACGCCCTGGAGGAAGTGCCCGAGCTGCAGTCGCTTTTGGCCCGCAAGCTAGCTCAATCGGGCGATCTCGAGCGCGCCATGGACTTGGTCAATGCCAGCAACGGCATCGCGCGCGCGCGCGAGCTGGCCCACCAGCACG
- a CDS encoding glutamate racemase: MPSLGSSQLELRASEAGADPNARIGIFDSGVGGITVLRELYRHLPAESVLYFADTARLPYGTRSQAEIVQFAREILHWMVAQHVKIAIMACNTCSALALEVVRHEFDIPILSPIAPASQAAVAQGGRIGTIATPATAASNAYKRAIHAIDSSASVWQVGCPEFVPLVEQNRITDPYAYRIAQQYLAPLQARGINTLIYGCTHYPHLAPVLQAILAPQVRTIDPAHHVVALAERELAQRNLKSTHPAQPTRFCVSGSPQQFAQLSRQWLGCIPQVERVDLAATRPVPFPSASGAKSAAE; the protein is encoded by the coding sequence ATGCCATCGCTTGGTTCTTCCCAACTCGAGCTGCGCGCTTCCGAGGCCGGCGCCGATCCCAACGCCCGCATTGGCATTTTTGACAGCGGCGTGGGCGGCATCACCGTGCTTCGCGAGCTCTACCGGCACTTGCCAGCCGAATCCGTGCTCTACTTTGCCGATACGGCGCGGCTCCCCTACGGCACGCGATCGCAGGCTGAGATCGTCCAGTTCGCGCGCGAGATCCTCCACTGGATGGTGGCCCAGCACGTCAAAATTGCCATCATGGCGTGCAACACCTGCTCGGCGCTCGCGCTCGAGGTGGTGCGCCACGAGTTCGACATTCCCATTTTGAGCCCGATTGCACCTGCTTCCCAAGCCGCTGTCGCGCAGGGGGGCCGCATCGGAACCATTGCCACCCCAGCCACGGCCGCCAGCAACGCCTACAAGCGCGCCATCCACGCGATCGACAGCAGCGCTTCCGTGTGGCAGGTGGGCTGCCCGGAGTTCGTCCCGCTGGTGGAGCAAAACCGCATCACCGACCCCTACGCCTATCGCATCGCGCAGCAGTATCTGGCGCCGCTGCAGGCGCGCGGCATCAACACGCTCATCTACGGCTGCACGCACTACCCCCACCTCGCTCCCGTGCTGCAGGCCATCCTCGCGCCCCAGGTGCGCACCATCGATCCGGCCCATCACGTGGTGGCGCTCGCCGAGCGCGAGCTCGCGCAGCGGAACCTCAAAAGCACCCACCCTGCCCAGCCCACGCGCTTCTGCGTTAGCGGCTCGCCCCAACAGTTCGCGCAACTGTCGCGCCAATGGCTGGGATGTATCCCCCAAGTGGAGCGCGTCGATTTGGCTGCGACCCGTCCGGTGCCGTTCCCGTCGGCCAGCGGCGCGAAGTCCGCGGCCGAATGA
- a CDS encoding N-acetylmuramoyl-L-alanine amidase, with translation MVSYRWLLLGCLGALLAPAPAEAGGLMYWRFEQSKQQLTFRTEEGVQPKAQLITNPTRVVIDLPGTKLERPTVNDPVGGAIREVRLGQYDEQTTRIVVELKSGYTIDPEKVQIRGYTPRRWSVTLPEPQKREVSLPSASPSGSSDATANRLPASLQVTQQGLFLNLNGNSPDEVNISRAQGGKRFDVALKGTQLPEDLAGQTFPINRHGVAEIRFLQQDGATAIARLQLTQAADRGAWQASYSEVGGLVLLPPPGGNTGSGASLEAVERSAPGAEPATIQSVQLSGPGDRILIRADGPLGAQSSARDDSGGYTITLPQAQLDASVQGPNLTEDSPIARLQLRQQDSDTVAVRVGPKPGVSIGDIDRPREGTLALKLERTPTRRSIAVPEPERLIQVAEGGSGGNNTQQQRSNSAQSSQANKPKPSEVIEQNVLVMLDPGHGGKDPGGRGIGGLSEIDVVGDIAKHAARKMQQAGISIRLTRDDNYFVSLERRAEMANRQDADLFVSIHANTMAANRPDVNGIEVYHYDSSGTGKWLAKNIHQQILRNIDVTDRGLQTANFYVLRNTAMPAVLVETGFLTGRQDARRLKDPQYRRRMGEAIAQGILQYVQQADF, from the coding sequence TTGGTTAGCTATCGCTGGCTGCTGCTTGGGTGCCTGGGGGCGCTGCTAGCGCCGGCCCCTGCCGAGGCCGGCGGCTTAATGTACTGGCGCTTCGAGCAGAGCAAGCAGCAGCTGACGTTCCGCACTGAAGAGGGCGTCCAGCCTAAAGCGCAGCTCATTACCAACCCCACCCGCGTCGTCATCGATTTGCCCGGGACGAAGCTGGAGCGCCCCACGGTAAACGACCCCGTAGGCGGCGCTATCCGCGAGGTGCGCCTCGGCCAGTACGACGAGCAGACCACTCGCATCGTTGTTGAGCTCAAATCTGGCTATACGATCGACCCCGAGAAGGTCCAAATCCGCGGCTACACGCCCCGGCGCTGGTCAGTCACGCTGCCCGAGCCGCAAAAGCGCGAGGTGTCGCTGCCCTCAGCTTCGCCATCCGGCAGCAGCGATGCAACGGCCAACCGCCTGCCAGCGAGCTTGCAAGTCACCCAGCAGGGGTTGTTCCTCAATCTCAATGGCAATTCGCCGGATGAGGTCAACATCAGCCGCGCCCAGGGCGGCAAGCGCTTCGATGTTGCCCTCAAAGGCACCCAGCTTCCCGAGGACTTAGCCGGCCAGACCTTCCCCATCAACCGCCACGGTGTGGCCGAGATACGCTTCTTGCAGCAAGATGGGGCCACCGCGATCGCGCGCTTGCAACTGACCCAGGCTGCGGACCGCGGCGCTTGGCAAGCCTCTTACAGCGAGGTGGGCGGTTTGGTGTTGCTTCCGCCCCCGGGCGGCAACACCGGCAGCGGGGCTTCGCTCGAGGCCGTCGAGCGTTCGGCGCCAGGGGCAGAGCCGGCAACCATCCAATCCGTGCAGCTCTCGGGGCCCGGCGATCGCATCCTGATTCGAGCGGATGGCCCCCTCGGCGCCCAAAGCAGCGCGCGTGACGATAGCGGCGGCTATACCATTACTTTGCCCCAAGCCCAACTAGACGCCTCAGTCCAGGGTCCCAACCTGACCGAAGACAGCCCCATCGCGCGCCTACAACTGCGACAGCAAGATAGCGACACGGTTGCCGTCCGCGTGGGGCCCAAGCCAGGGGTCAGCATCGGCGACATTGACCGGCCGCGCGAGGGGACTTTGGCGCTCAAGCTAGAGCGAACGCCCACGCGCCGCTCCATAGCCGTCCCCGAGCCCGAACGCTTGATTCAGGTGGCCGAGGGCGGCTCGGGAGGCAACAACACCCAGCAGCAACGTTCCAACTCAGCCCAATCCAGCCAGGCCAATAAACCCAAACCCTCCGAGGTCATCGAGCAAAACGTGCTCGTCATGCTCGATCCCGGCCACGGCGGCAAGGACCCGGGCGGGCGAGGCATCGGCGGTCTCTCCGAGATCGATGTGGTGGGCGACATTGCCAAGCATGCCGCGCGCAAGATGCAGCAGGCCGGCATTAGCATTCGCCTCACCCGGGATGACAACTACTTTGTCAGCCTCGAGCGGCGCGCCGAGATGGCCAACCGGCAGGATGCCGATCTGTTCGTCAGCATCCACGCCAACACCATGGCCGCCAATCGCCCCGACGTTAACGGCATTGAGGTCTATCACTACGACTCGAGCGGCACGGGCAAGTGGCTGGCCAAAAACATCCACCAGCAGATTCTGCGCAACATCGATGTCACCGATCGGGGCTTGCAGACCGCCAACTTCTACGTTCTGCGCAACACGGCCATGCCCGCTGTCCTGGTGGAGACCGGCTTTTTGACGGGGCGCCAGGATGCCCGCCGGTTGAAGGACCCGCAGTACCGCCGCCGAATGGGCGAGGCGATCGCGCAAGGCATTCTGCAGTACGTGCAGCAGGCCGACTTTTAG